A stretch of the Lolium perenne isolate Kyuss_39 chromosome 3, Kyuss_2.0, whole genome shotgun sequence genome encodes the following:
- the LOC127342618 gene encoding uncharacterized protein isoform X2, translating to MERRRKAMWLYPKVVGFNPPERWGHSACFFEGVIYVFGGCCGGLHFSDVLTLNLKTMAWSSLTTTGQRPGTRDSHGAALIGHRMMVFGGTNGSKKVNDLHVLDLRTKEWSRPPCKGTPPSPRESHTVTTAGGGDRLVVFGGSGEGEGNYLNDVHVLDVPTMTWTSPEVSGDVVPAPRDSHGAVAVGNRLFVYGGDCGDRYHGEVDVLDMDSMAWSRFAVKGASPGVRAGHAALGIGSKIYIIGGVSDKQYYSDAWILDVVSRSWTQLETCGQQPQGRFSHSAVIMNTDVAIYGGCGEDERPLNELLILQLGSGHPNGRYNISMCKILSNHWSQEKRKFLRAENRDASASNGDIGHKPREAEIEQRSTYIRGIENGHVKRRKTGDVRPNEIDLEQEEHSLSLSQHSSPSQSDQEQNAAQKLSGSPRGSISGLQPFVRLNSNGSLRTTGGGMSARPLKTDQFIRNIAPQQRHEMQFLTAEPKQHLRPSGPSLIGAEVQGTIDGAFDSGYLMTAVVNGQLFRGVLFAPGPGVTAPRPAMHHQILNSSAVPPHQRPVLAHAFPVHARPVPQATGFVLPDYGQHTRRGFPAKVIKSEQERSGSDLHDVVLTLGGPGGAK from the exons ATGGAGAGGAGGAGGAAGGCAATGTGGCTCTACCCAAAGGTGGTCGGCTTCAACCCTCCGGAGAGATGGGGCCACTCCGCGTGCTTCTTCGAAGGAGTCATCTACGTATTCGGG GGATGCTGCGGCGGCCTGCATTTCAGCGACGTCCTGACCCTGAACCTCAAGACGATGGCATGGAGCTCTTTGACCACGACGGGGCAGAGGCCCGGCACACGGGACAGCCACGGCGCGGCGCTGATCGGCCACCGGATGATGGTGTTCGGCGGCACAAACGGCTCCAAGAAGGTGAACGACCTCCACGTGCTGGACCTGCGCACCAAGGAGTGGAGCAGGCCGCCCTGCAAGGGGACCCCGCCGTCGCCGCGCGAGAGCCACACCGTCACcacggccggcggcggcgacagGCTCGTAGTCTTTGGCGGCAGCGGTGAAGGGGAGGGCAACTACCTCAACGACGTGCACGTGCTGGACGTGCCCACCATGACGTGGACGTCGCCGGAGGTCAGCGGCGACGTCGTCCCCGCGCCCAGGGACAGCCATGGGGCCGTCGCGGTTGGCAACAGGCTCTTTGTCTACGGAGGGGACTGCGGCGATCGATACCATGGCGAGGTGGACGTGCTCGACATGGAcagcatggcatggtcaagg TTTGCAGTCAAAGGAGCCTCACCTGGTGTCCGGGCAGGTCATGCAGCTCTTGGCATTGGGTCAAAG ATCTATATAATCGGAGGGGTTAGTGATAAGCAATACTACAGTGATGCGTGGATTCTTGATGTCGTGAGTCGGTCCTGGACCCAGCTTGAGACATGTGGGCAGCAACCTCAGGGCCGGTTTTCTCATTCCGCGGTCATCATGAATACTGATGTTGCAATCTATGGAGG ATGTGGTGAGGATGAACGGCCCCTGAATGAGCTACTCATTCTGCAATTGGGTTCCGGACATCCAAATGGACGCTACAACATCTCAATGTGCAAGATTTTGAGCAACCACTGGAGCCAGGAGAAGCGCAAGTTCTTGAGGGCAGAAAAC AGGGATGCAAGTGCGAGCAATGGGGACATCGGTCATAAACCTCGAGAAGCAGAAATCGAGCAAAGAAGTACTTACATCCGTGGTATAG AGAATGGCCATGTGAAAAGAAGAAAAACTGGGGATGTTCGTCCAAATGAGATCGACCTGGAGCAGGAGGAGCACTCGCTGTCTCTTTCCCAACACTCGTCGCCTTCCCAGTCCGATCAGGAGCAGAATGCAGCTCAGAAGCTTTCAGGATCTCCAAGAGGGTCAATCTCAGGGCTGCAACCGTTCGTTCGTCTCAACAGCAACGGTTCTCTAAGGACTACAGGAGGAGGTATGTCAGCAAGGCCTCTGAAGACCGACCAGTTTATCCGCAACATTGCACCACAGCAACGGCACGAGATGCAGTTCCTAACAGCTGAACCTAAGCAGCACCTCCGGCCATCGGGTCCATCTCTT ATTGGAGCCGAGGTTCAGGGCACAATCGATGGAGCTTTTGATTCGGGGTACCTCATGACAGCCGTCGTCAACGGGCAACTCTTCAGAGGAGTTCTGTTTGCTCCT GGACCTGGAGTAACAGCTCCAAGACCTGCAATGCATCATCAGATTCTGAATAGCTCGGCGGTTCCACCCCATCAGCGCCCAGTGCTTGCTCATGCGTTCCCCGTTCATGCCCGACCGGTGCCGCAGGCGACAGGCTTCGTCCTGCCGGACTACGGTCAGCATACGCGGCGTGGGTTCCCGGCCAAGGTCATCAAGTCCGAGCAAGAGAGGAGCGGCAGTGACCTTCATGATGTTGTGCTCACACTCGGGGGGCCCGGAGGGGCCAAGTGA
- the LOC127342618 gene encoding uncharacterized protein isoform X1, which produces MERRRKAMWLYPKVVGFNPPERWGHSACFFEGVIYVFGGCCGGLHFSDVLTLNLKTMAWSSLTTTGQRPGTRDSHGAALIGHRMMVFGGTNGSKKVNDLHVLDLRTKEWSRPPCKGTPPSPRESHTVTTAGGGDRLVVFGGSGEGEGNYLNDVHVLDVPTMTWTSPEVSGDVVPAPRDSHGAVAVGNRLFVYGGDCGDRYHGEVDVLDMDSMAWSRFAVKGASPGVRAGHAALGIGSKIYIIGGVSDKQYYSDAWILDVVSRSWTQLETCGQQPQGRFSHSAVIMNTDVAIYGGCGEDERPLNELLILQLGSGHPNGRYNISMCKILSNHWSQEKRKFLRAENQRDASASNGDIGHKPREAEIEQRSTYIRGIENGHVKRRKTGDVRPNEIDLEQEEHSLSLSQHSSPSQSDQEQNAAQKLSGSPRGSISGLQPFVRLNSNGSLRTTGGGMSARPLKTDQFIRNIAPQQRHEMQFLTAEPKQHLRPSGPSLIGAEVQGTIDGAFDSGYLMTAVVNGQLFRGVLFAPGPGVTAPRPAMHHQILNSSAVPPHQRPVLAHAFPVHARPVPQATGFVLPDYGQHTRRGFPAKVIKSEQERSGSDLHDVVLTLGGPGGAK; this is translated from the exons ATGGAGAGGAGGAGGAAGGCAATGTGGCTCTACCCAAAGGTGGTCGGCTTCAACCCTCCGGAGAGATGGGGCCACTCCGCGTGCTTCTTCGAAGGAGTCATCTACGTATTCGGG GGATGCTGCGGCGGCCTGCATTTCAGCGACGTCCTGACCCTGAACCTCAAGACGATGGCATGGAGCTCTTTGACCACGACGGGGCAGAGGCCCGGCACACGGGACAGCCACGGCGCGGCGCTGATCGGCCACCGGATGATGGTGTTCGGCGGCACAAACGGCTCCAAGAAGGTGAACGACCTCCACGTGCTGGACCTGCGCACCAAGGAGTGGAGCAGGCCGCCCTGCAAGGGGACCCCGCCGTCGCCGCGCGAGAGCCACACCGTCACcacggccggcggcggcgacagGCTCGTAGTCTTTGGCGGCAGCGGTGAAGGGGAGGGCAACTACCTCAACGACGTGCACGTGCTGGACGTGCCCACCATGACGTGGACGTCGCCGGAGGTCAGCGGCGACGTCGTCCCCGCGCCCAGGGACAGCCATGGGGCCGTCGCGGTTGGCAACAGGCTCTTTGTCTACGGAGGGGACTGCGGCGATCGATACCATGGCGAGGTGGACGTGCTCGACATGGAcagcatggcatggtcaagg TTTGCAGTCAAAGGAGCCTCACCTGGTGTCCGGGCAGGTCATGCAGCTCTTGGCATTGGGTCAAAG ATCTATATAATCGGAGGGGTTAGTGATAAGCAATACTACAGTGATGCGTGGATTCTTGATGTCGTGAGTCGGTCCTGGACCCAGCTTGAGACATGTGGGCAGCAACCTCAGGGCCGGTTTTCTCATTCCGCGGTCATCATGAATACTGATGTTGCAATCTATGGAGG ATGTGGTGAGGATGAACGGCCCCTGAATGAGCTACTCATTCTGCAATTGGGTTCCGGACATCCAAATGGACGCTACAACATCTCAATGTGCAAGATTTTGAGCAACCACTGGAGCCAGGAGAAGCGCAAGTTCTTGAGGGCAGAAAAC CAGAGGGATGCAAGTGCGAGCAATGGGGACATCGGTCATAAACCTCGAGAAGCAGAAATCGAGCAAAGAAGTACTTACATCCGTGGTATAG AGAATGGCCATGTGAAAAGAAGAAAAACTGGGGATGTTCGTCCAAATGAGATCGACCTGGAGCAGGAGGAGCACTCGCTGTCTCTTTCCCAACACTCGTCGCCTTCCCAGTCCGATCAGGAGCAGAATGCAGCTCAGAAGCTTTCAGGATCTCCAAGAGGGTCAATCTCAGGGCTGCAACCGTTCGTTCGTCTCAACAGCAACGGTTCTCTAAGGACTACAGGAGGAGGTATGTCAGCAAGGCCTCTGAAGACCGACCAGTTTATCCGCAACATTGCACCACAGCAACGGCACGAGATGCAGTTCCTAACAGCTGAACCTAAGCAGCACCTCCGGCCATCGGGTCCATCTCTT ATTGGAGCCGAGGTTCAGGGCACAATCGATGGAGCTTTTGATTCGGGGTACCTCATGACAGCCGTCGTCAACGGGCAACTCTTCAGAGGAGTTCTGTTTGCTCCT GGACCTGGAGTAACAGCTCCAAGACCTGCAATGCATCATCAGATTCTGAATAGCTCGGCGGTTCCACCCCATCAGCGCCCAGTGCTTGCTCATGCGTTCCCCGTTCATGCCCGACCGGTGCCGCAGGCGACAGGCTTCGTCCTGCCGGACTACGGTCAGCATACGCGGCGTGGGTTCCCGGCCAAGGTCATCAAGTCCGAGCAAGAGAGGAGCGGCAGTGACCTTCATGATGTTGTGCTCACACTCGGGGGGCCCGGAGGGGCCAAGTGA